The genome window GCACAAACGGCGGCACCTTTTCCATCTTCTCCACGGCGTCCTGCGTCCACGGCATGCCGCTGGTGGGGGCCGACTCCATGTAGTTCTTGAATTTATCGACGATGTCTTCCTTCTTCTCGGTGCGCAGCGACAGGAAGTCCTCGATCTCCTCGATCACTTCGACCTTGCGCGGGCTTTCGGACATCTTCTGCTTGGCGACGTCGAACGCGCCCATCGACAACTCTTCGAACCCGAACTGACGCACGCGTTTGGAGACCAGCATCATGGATTCGTTACGGATTTCGGTGAGGAAGTCGGACGTGATATATTTGTAATTCCGTTTGACGGCGCGCTGCACCATCACCTTGCGGATGCCGGGGCGCACGAACTCCGGCGCGTGCTTGACCCGCTCCCAGGCTTCGACCGTCCATTCGACGCCGTTTTCGGCGGCATACGGGTGGTCGATGCGGTCGGAGGCCTCGATTTCTTTTTCGTGTGCTGTGTAATCTTCTTGCATGAGCGTATTTTCCCAAAATGCAGGCTTGAAATAAAGCGCAATTTTGATTTATGGTCGATTCGGAAACAGACTGATTTTACACTACTTCACCCCTCATTCAATGTCAACGGTCAGGAAGGCCCCACACGCATGACTTCAATGTCCCGTTCCCCAATGATTTACGGCTTTTTCTTCGTTTCGGGGATCACCGCCCTGGTTTATGAGATCATCTGGACCCGTATGCTGACCCTGGTGTTCGGGCACACGGTGTACTCCGTTTCGGTGGTGCTGGCGGCATTCATGGCGGGGCTGGGGTTCGGCAGCTATGTGTGGGGCCATGTCATCGACCGCGCCGCCCAGGAAGACCGGCACCCGCCGTTGCTGGTCTATGCCCTGATCGAGATTTTGATCGGCGTCACGGCGGCGTTGCTGACCCTCATTTTCTACAAGTTCCACGTGTTCTACGCATGGTTTCACCAGTTCGTGCCGGAGTCGCCGGCGCTGTTCGCGGCGATCAAGGCGGTGCTGGCGTTTCTCCTGATGTTCGTGCCGACGACGCTCATGGGCGCGACTCTGCCCATTATCAGCAAGTATTATGTCACCGACGACGCCCGCCTCGGCCGGCAGGTCAGTTACCTGTATGCGCTGAACACACTGGGCGCCTCGGTGGGCTGCCTGTTGGCGGGGTTCCTGTTCATCTCGCTGTTCGGCGTGGCGCAGACGGCGTGGTACGCGGCGGTGGCCAACCTCATCATCGGCATCGGCTGCATCCGCACCTATCAGGAAGAAAACCCCGGCCACAAACTGAGCCTGCGCCTGCCGCGCCTCACCTGGCCCGGCGTCGAGGGGTTTGCGCCATCGCAAAAGCTATGGATGGCGGTGGCCTTCCTCAGCGGCCTCACCGCGCTTGCGTATGAAGTGTTGTGGACGCGTCTTTTGGTGTTCAGCATCGCCAGCACGGTGTACTCGTTCAGCATCATGCTGGCCGTGTTCCTGTTCGGCATCTGCGCGGGCAGTTTGCTGGCGGTGCCGGTGATGGCGAAGTGCCGCGACCTGCGCCAGGTGTTGATGGCGTTGCAGGCGGGCATCGCGGGCTATGTCACGTTCACCCTGTTCAACATGCAGTCGGTGCTGTCGCCG of Nitrospina watsonii contains these proteins:
- a CDS encoding PCP reductase family protein yields the protein MQEDYTAHEKEIEASDRIDHPYAAENGVEWTVEAWERVKHAPEFVRPGIRKVMVQRAVKRNYKYITSDFLTEIRNESMMLVSKRVRQFGFEELSMGAFDVAKQKMSESPRKVEVIEEIEDFLSLRTEKKEDIVDKFKNYMESAPTSGMPWTQDAVEKMEKVPPFVLGMAKQTIEARARQRGDKMVTPDIIDEVFTNVMPASAKEAMGMEVTEEDKQRDVDYANQQDDEPDFGMPWDDDAKAKVMRIPIPFIREMAIQRIEQEVGKENAERVTMDLFDKYRFSF